A part of Bacillus rossius redtenbacheri isolate Brsri chromosome 1, Brsri_v3, whole genome shotgun sequence genomic DNA contains:
- the LOC134528456 gene encoding uncharacterized protein LOC134528456 isoform X3: MSPRVFVLLALLCCGSTLHLHKAEGRLIYEKSLNNTPMNKILGGSGAEYGEYPFIVSLEWNGMHICGGSVISSNWLVTAAHCLRSWAGLVIRAGSMTKEEGGTVHQVLDVIQHSEFNINPMFDSDIALVKVKEPFTTNNYVQYVHLGKKRDIPQEGDDVVAAGWGITSSNGRGESSTNLLDVALKIINNDNCDSAPGIERIRRNGYAIVKINHNMICAIADHKDTTKLAPVG; encoded by the exons ATGTCGCCAAGAGTGTTTGTGTTGCTGGCTCTACTGTGCT gtGGCAGCACTCTCCATCTACACAAAGCCGAAGGACGTCTCATATACGAAAAATCCTTAAATAACACTCCAATGAACAAAATATTGGGCGGCAGCGGAGCTGAGTATGGAGAATATCCTTTCATT GTGTCGCTGGAATGGAATGGCATGCACATCTGTGGAGGATCAGTCATAAGTAGCAACTGGCTGGTCACTGCTGCCCACTGCCTCAGATCATG GGCAGGCTTGGTGATCCGCGCTGGTAGCATGACCAAAGAGGAAGGGGGCACAGTGCACCAAGTGCTCGACGTCATCCAGCATTCCGAATTCAACATAAACCCGATGTTTGACAGCGACATCGCCCTTGTAAAG GTGAAAGAACCATTCACAACCAACAATTATGTTCAGTATGTGCACTTGGGGAAGAAGAGAGACATCCCGCAAGAAGGGGACGATGTCGTCGCAGCAGGATGGGGAATCACATCCAGT AATGGTCGTGGAGAATCTAGCACAAACCTACTGGACGTGgctttgaaaataataaacaacGATAACTGTGACTCTGCGCCAGGCATTGAACGCATTCGACGTAATGGATACGCGATTGTAAAGATCAACCACAACATGATTTGTGCCATAGCAGACCACAAAGACACGACCAAG
- the LOC134528456 gene encoding uncharacterized protein LOC134528456 isoform X4 — protein sequence MSPRVFVLLALLCCGSTLHLHKAEGRLIYEKSLNNTPMNKILGGSGAEYGEYPFIVSLEWNGMHICGGSVISSNWLVTAAHCLRSWAGLVIRAGSMTKEEGGTVHQVLDVIQHSEFNINPMFDSDIALVKVKEPFTTNNYVQYVHLGKKRDIPQEGDDVVAAGWGITSSNGRGESSTNLLDVALKIINNDNCDSAPGIERIRRNGYAIVKINHNMICAIADHKDTTKT from the exons ATGTCGCCAAGAGTGTTTGTGTTGCTGGCTCTACTGTGCT gtGGCAGCACTCTCCATCTACACAAAGCCGAAGGACGTCTCATATACGAAAAATCCTTAAATAACACTCCAATGAACAAAATATTGGGCGGCAGCGGAGCTGAGTATGGAGAATATCCTTTCATT GTGTCGCTGGAATGGAATGGCATGCACATCTGTGGAGGATCAGTCATAAGTAGCAACTGGCTGGTCACTGCTGCCCACTGCCTCAGATCATG GGCAGGCTTGGTGATCCGCGCTGGTAGCATGACCAAAGAGGAAGGGGGCACAGTGCACCAAGTGCTCGACGTCATCCAGCATTCCGAATTCAACATAAACCCGATGTTTGACAGCGACATCGCCCTTGTAAAG GTGAAAGAACCATTCACAACCAACAATTATGTTCAGTATGTGCACTTGGGGAAGAAGAGAGACATCCCGCAAGAAGGGGACGATGTCGTCGCAGCAGGATGGGGAATCACATCCAGT AATGGTCGTGGAGAATCTAGCACAAACCTACTGGACGTGgctttgaaaataataaacaacGATAACTGTGACTCTGCGCCAGGCATTGAACGCATTCGACGTAATGGATACGCGATTGTAAAGATCAACCACAACATGATTTGTGCCATAGCAGACCACAAAGACACGACCAAG